In Fluviicola sp., the sequence AAGAACTGGCCGTCGAAATGGAAGGTGGTTCCGGAAGTCTTGGAGTAGAAAAAGAACCAAAAATTTTTGAGAAGAACCGCGTAAAATTCTCACCAGTAGTTTGTTACGAATCCATATACGGCGGATTCCTGGCCAAACAGGCTAAAAACGGCTCCCAGTTCATCGCTATTATCACGAACGATGGCTGGTGGAAAGACACACCGGGCTACAAACAGCACTTTCAATTCGCACGCTTAAGAGCCATTGAAAACAACAAATACGTTGTCCGATCAGCAAACACGGGTAAATCCGGGGTTATTTCCAATCGCGGGGATGTTTTGAAAGAAACAAAATGGTGGGTCAAAGATCAGTTCAATTACACCATTCAGCTGAATTCCAAACGAACACTTTACCAGGCACTGGGAGACTTTATCGGCTACTTCGCATTGGTGGGACTCGGGATGTTCTTCATACTTCGCATCATTCGCATTTTTCAACGCAGCACAAAATAATGGCAAATTGCGAATGCCGAATTTCGAATTTTAGATTCTACTCATAGGCCCGACCAGTCTTTCTCTGCTTTATCCGCGGTAGTTAATCCGGTCTGTTTATTCGAAAGACAGAAAGCCGTATTTATCTTTTTTATTCGACGCTGCGAAGATCACCTGGTGCGTTTTGTAATTCACTGTGGAAAGTTTCAGGCACACAAATGCCCCTATCGCATCATAAGGTGAGAACAGGTTTCGCTGTGTTTCCCCGTTTTCCAGGTTAACACTCGTTTTTGCCAGACAATACTCTTTGTACCGCAAAGAATTGGAGAAAGGAATCCGTGTTCCCAGGTATGCCCCGATCTGGTCGTAATTCTGGACGTGATCATTGAAAAATATCACCAGGTTTCCCTTGCTGGTATAACTGATCAGGGAAGAAAACTGCCCGAAATCATTGACTGATTCCTGTTTCTTCGGAATTTTCCGGAACCAGTTGAGTTCCCCCTTATTGGAAATCGAATAAACTATGCAATCGTTGTAATTGTAGTAATTCGTCACCTGGTTCATTCCCCTGGAATCGGTTGTATTTACTTCATAGATGTAATACTGCTCCGCCAGCACGCTGAGCGATCCGTCGGGCAGCAAGATCACATTCCTGAAGGCATAATTCAGCAATTCGTTATTGATATTCTGATAACTGTAAATATCATCCGACCGCGGATTTTCCTGTTCCAGCACTTCCAGAGGAAATTCGAGGAACTTCGGCGACTCCATTTGGTTGGACTGAAGCGAAAAGGTCGAATAAAAAACTCCTTTCGCACCTCTTGAATCTTCGTCTCCCCAGGTTCCGGTGAGGATTGCCGTAGAATCGTTTGAAGTAATCACGAAATTATAGACTTTCCGTTGTTCGAGATCCAGTTCATACATCCTCATGGAATCCTGCGGACTCATATGTATCAGCACCGATTTGTCTACCTGTCCGAAATCCTTCCAGAGACTGTAATATGCTTTGGAAAAAACGGATACTCCCAGGAAATAATCTCCTTTATCGGTCAAATGCCGGGCCTCCACAGCCGAAAGTTTCGAATCGTATGGAATTTCATATTCTCCTTCACGCACCGAAACCATTTGCTTGTTCAGGATGTTGTAGCCGAAGCGGTCATAAGTTTCTTTTTTAGCCGGAATGAGGTAATCCACCACTAAAAAATTGTTCTCCGGGGAAACTTTGGTTGTTACCAATACATTTCTACTCCAGCCTTTCGGAATCACATAAGAAGCAACAACCAGCGGCGGCCCGAAAGGATCCACATCGTCGTCGTATTCCTGCATGTATAAAGTCACGGATGCTCCTACTTTATCCGAAAACAGGCCGAACAGACGATTGGAAAAAAGGAACATATCTTCCAGCGTCACCATTTTCTGGTCAATCCGCGGTTCTATCCGTTTGGAAATGATTTCTTTCCCGTTCTCAAAGCGCGAAATTTTGGCAGAAGGCATCAGGGAACCATTGCCGTAATGGAATGTAAAAAAAACACCGTTGTCCTTGGGTAAAATAGCAAGCGTATTGGGCCGGGCCAAATTCTCAGGTCCCCAATCAATTTGAGGAGGAACCTGCCCCCAAAGGAAATGATTCAATACCAGAAAAAAAGTAAGTTGGATAAATCGCAAGGCTTTTTTTCTGTAATATAAGAAAAACCTGTGTTCACAATCCATTCCGGGCAAAATTAATTGCCCAATAAACCTTAAAAGATTTCTTACACCAGTTTTACCCCGGTGTAATTAGAAGGAGTGATTTCTTTCAAACGCGCTTTCATCGAATCCTCGACATCCAATGTATCAATAAAATCGTGAACTGTTTGTTGTGTCACTTTCTCGTTTTTACGTGTCAATCCTTTCAAAGCCTCGTAAGGTTTCGGGAAACCGATACTTCTTAAAATCGTTTGGATCGCTTCAGCTACAACCGCCCAGTTATCTTCCAAATCCTGCTGAATCGCTGCTTCGTTCAGCAATAATTTGTTCAATCCGGCAATAGTTGCTTTAAACGAGATCAAAGAATGGGCAAGCGGCATTCCGATCGCTCTCAAAACCGTTGAATCCGTTAAATCGCGCTGCAACCTGGAAACCGGTAATTTCGCAGCCAGGTGTTCATACAACGCATTTGCAATCCCGATATTCCCTTCCGAGTTCTCGAAATCGATCGGGTTTACTTTGTGCGGCATTGCGGATGAACCTACTTCGCCTTCTTTCAATTTCTGTTTGAAATATTCCATCGAAATGTAAGTCCACATATCGCGGTCCAGGTCAAGAATAATCGTATTGATACGCTTCAGGCAGTCGAATAAATTCGCCAGCTGGTCGTAATTCTCAATTTGGGTGGTCAGCTGGCTTCTGGTCAATCCCAATTGCTCATTCACAAACTTATTGGAGAAAGCCACCCAATCCGTTTCCGGGAAAGCTACCTGGTGTGCGTTGAAATTCCCCGTTGCACCACCGAATTTAGCGGCATAAGGAATCATTTTCAGAATTTCCAGTTGTGTTTCCAAACGGTATACAAAAACCCCTACTTCTTTCCCTAAAACTGTCGGAGAAGCCGGTTGCCCGTGTGTTCTTGCCAATAAAGCAATCCCGGACCAGTCCTTCGTATATCCTTTTAAAACAGTGATCAGTTCATTCAATGAAGGAATGTATACTTCGTTCACCGCCTCTTTCAGGCTCAACGGAATGGAAGTGTTGTTGATATCCTGGGAAGTCAACCCGAAATGAATAAACTCCAGGTAATCTTCCAATCCGAGGTTTTGCATTTTATCCTTCAGGAAATACTCCACCGCCTTCACATCGTGATTGGTCGTTTTCTCAATATTTTTGATCTCCAAAGCATCCGCTTCCGAAAAAGCCGTAACGATTTCTCTCAGCTTCGGGAAAATCGAAGAAGAAACCGCCTTTAACGGGCCAACTCCCGCTTCCACCAATGCAATAAAGTATTCAACCTCTACATGTACCCGGTATTTAATCAATCCGAACTCGGAAAAATAAGGAGCCAGTTCGCTAACTTTTGAGCGGTAACGTCCATCAACGGGACTAATTGCTGTTAACGATGTAAGAGACATGGAATTACTCATAGGATCATTTTTGAAAGGTGCAAAGTTAATGCTTAATTGCGAATTACGAATGCCGAATTGATCGATTTAGTTATGGATAACGAAATCTCACATGATAATTCATAAAAGGTACTTCGACTTCGCTCAGTCATCTTTTAATTCGAAATTCGTAATTCATATTTCGTAATTTTGAAACATGCGATTCATCAAGAACCTTTTCATCGGTTACAAGGCTTACGTCAAAGCATTTCGCTTAATCATCGATTACAAGTTGTATTTCTACATCATTTTTCCGGCCATTCTGATGCTGGGAATTTACCAGGTAGGTTTCATGATCCATTTGCACGAACCGAAAGCAACTGCCACTAGTATGAACGGCATCATCTGGTACCTGATCAAATTATTGTTCGAAATCCTGGTCGCAACAACCCTCATGCGCTTCGCCAAATACCTCGTGGTAATCCTGCTCGCGCCCTTATTTTCAAAAATTTCCCAGAAAGTCGAATTCATTCTTACCGGAAACCGCTATCGGTTCAATTTCACGCAACTGGTTAACGACATCAAACGCGGATTGAAGATCGGGGTACGCAACATCATGTGGGAAGTATTCTTTTTCACCGTTATTTTCCTCATTGGGGTAATCGGCTGGGGAGATTTCAGCATCAGTCCGGTTCGCCACGTCCTTTTCTTCATCAGTTTCTATTACTACGGTTTTTCATTCATGGACTACATCCACGAGCGCCTTCAGATGAATGTGCAGGAAAGCACGCAACTTGCACGGGAAAACCGCGGAATAGCGCTTTCGATCGGGTCGGTCTATTCCATTTTGATCTGGAACTTCATTGATCTGAATACGCTTTTCGACTGGTCGGGCTTCAGCGCTGATCCCGGACAATTCATCCTTACCTTCATCACCAACCTCGGACTTTGGTTTTGCGCTTCCTTCGCTCCGATCTGGGCCATTGTGGCAGCGACGATTGCCATGCACGACCTGCTGGATTTGAAAACACACCGCAAAGACGAGTTTGCAGAAAACACTTTAAGGTAGAAAAGGTTCAAAGCGTTCAAAAAGTTCAAAATATTGAAACCATTGAACAATTAAATCTTTTAAACATTTGAACTAGCAATTCATAGGTTGTTTTTCCATTTTTTTATCTTATTTTGTCTTCGAATTATACAACATCTCTATATGAAAATCCTATTCGGAACTTTGTTATTACTACTATGTGCCAGCAAATCATTCGCTTTTACTTCTATTTCGAAGGATAGCGTTACGGGAATTATTGACAAATCCGCTGCTTTGATTAAAATCGACCAGGGAAAACAATTGGTTGCCGAGAATAAAATCCGTGAAGCCTTACTGGTATTCCGCGAAGCTGCAATTAAAGATCCGAACTCCTGGAAAGCTTCTTTCTGGATCGCCTTCTGTCACTACCGGTTGAAAAACTACGGATATGCCAAACAATACGGGTTGGATGCTATTGCAAAAGGACCGGATGATGTGGACGCGGAAGTTTACGATATCCTGGGAACTGCTTGTCATAACATGAATGAATTGGACGAAGCTGAAAACTATTTCCAGACCGCATTGAAATTGCTTTCCAAATCACGTGCAAAAGAATTGAATACGGAAAACAAACTGGCTTCCGTTCAATTTGCAAAAGCAAACAAAGGAACTGCAAACCTGCGCATGCCGCTAATGGGAGATGTCAATTCCGGATACAACGATTATGCGCCTGTTTTCACAGCTGATGGAAAACGCATTTACTTCACTTCCAGAAGAGCGAACACAACCGGAGGAATGATGAACCCCGATGACCAGGAATACTTTGAAGACGTGTATACCGGAGTTTGGAACGAAAAAATGCTGAAGTACGACAGTATTTCCAACAACGTTGAACGCATCAACGGCCCGGGATTCGAATCCATGTCCTGGCTTTCCAAAGACGGTTTGCATGCAACTGTAACGATGAACAACACGGCTACCAATGCGAAAAAAGTAACCGGATCATCCGATATTGCAGAAGTGGAATTTACCAAGAAAGGAAAATGGAATGTTCCGAAAGTAATTGCCAACAAGACGATCAACACCAGTTTCTTTGAAGGTTCGGCAACTGTGACTGCCGACGGAAATACCATGTATTTTGTTTCCGACCGCAAAGGAGATAAGCGCTCTACGGATATTTACGTTGTACAGCGCACCGGGAAAACTTGGGGAGAAGCAAAAATCTTAAGCGACAGTGTAAACACGGTTATGCGCGAAACCACTCCTTATATTTCTCCGGACGGAAGATTCCTTTTCTTCAGTTCCGAAGGCCACGTCGGAATGGGCGGATTGGATGTATTTGTTTCTGAAAACACGGGTTCCGGCTGGACAAAAGCTAAGAACTTAGGCCCATTGGTAAACTCGGTAAACGACGACACGCATTTCGTGATCTACAAAGAATTAGGAAAAGCTTACTTAAGCGGATTGACCGTAAATGATAAGAAAAGTAGTATCGATATCTACGAAATCGATTTAAACAAATTGATTTTACCGGTAAAACTTTAATCATCCGTTGAACGAATTGAACACATAAACGTACCTTGCTGGGTACGTTTTTTTTTACATTATACTATGAACAAATTAACATTGATCTTACTGCTCATTCCTGTTCTCGGGTGGAACCAGAAAGAAACCAAATCGGAAGCGATGATCCAAAAAGTAACCGTCTTCAAAGAAGGTGCACAGGTAGAACATTCCAAAGAATTAAACCTCGGTACCGGGAAACAAGTGGTGGTTTTCCAGAAACTGACGGATTTCCTCGACCCGAGTTCCATTCAGCTGAAATGCTCACAAGGGGCAACCATCCTGAGTGTGCGCACCCGCAAGAATTTCGACGACAAAACCATTGCAGAAACGGAACTGAACGAAAAGAATGACCGCAAAAAAGTCCTGGAAAAACAGGCACGCACACTGCGCGACGAATACAAAGTATTGCTCCTGGACGAACAGCTTTTGCTCAAAAACAACAGCCTCAGCAGTCAGCAGCAGGCTATGAAAATTGCCGAACTGAAAGAAGCTTCGACCTTCTTCCATGCAAAATTGTCGGAAATCAATACCCGTAAATCGCAATTGGATTCTGAAATAGAAGCGGTAGTTCGCAAGATCAACACCATCGAACAGGAAATCAATACCCGCAAAGGATTACCGGTTGTGAACTACACAGAAGTGGAAGTAGAACTGGACGTAGAAAAAGCCGGAACTATTGATTTCGACTTTACCTACATCACTCACAAAGCTTCCTGGAAGCCTTATTACGACATGCGAAGCAACGGAGTTGGCGCGCCGGTTTTACTGGAAGCAAAAGGGCTGGTTTCCCAAAACACAGGAATCGACTGGAAAAACATCAAACTGATCCTTTCCACAAACGATCCGTACGACAATACGCAGGAACCGGTGATTGATCCATGGTACGTGAATTATTACACACCTGCTCCGAGAAAGCAAATCGTTGACCGCTACATTCCCGAGTACAACTTCGACGGAGAAACCATTCACGGAGAAGTAACCGACGCCACTTCCGGCGAACCGCTGGCTTTTGCGAAGATTTCCATGAACAACAATCCCTTAAACAGCTTCACCACAGATGCAACCGGACGTTTTACATTCTCCGTTCCGAGGGGCGAAAGAAGCTATACCATTTCCTATTTGGGCTATCGTTCGCAATATGTGAATATCAATGCCCCATACATCAAAACACAATTATATCCGGAAGCTGTTGCTATGGAAACCATTGGAAACGGTGATGTGATAAATGGTAAGATCAACCAGGTATTTACAGGAAGCGATATCTACCTGACCGATGCTGCAGGATCAAGAGAATTGAGTGAAGTTGAATTGACCGCAGGCATTGCATCTACCCGCAAAACGCGCGCAAAAGGAAGAAAAGACGACGAATTATACAAGGTTTCAGGAGAAACATTCACTCCCGGAATTTACGATGCTTCCATTGCAGAGCAGGTAGAAAAAGATTTGCGCATGGAATTCCAGATCGAAACTCCGTTTTCCGTTCCTTCGGATGATGCGGATCACCGCGTAGCCATTGCTACTTACCAAATGAAAGCAGATTACGAATACCACGCGGTTCCGAAACTGGACGAATCGGTGTATCTGGTGGCACAGATTTCCGGCTGGGAAAAACTGAACTTGTTGAACGGAGAATCGAATTTGTACTTTGACGGAACGTATATCGGGAAAAGCTTCATTGATGTGAATTCTTCCAAAGACACATTGAGCTTCTCTTTAGGAAAAGACAAGAAAATTATCGCTTCGCGAAAACGCAGCGAGGAAATGAGTAAAACACGTCTGCTTGGAAACCGCTACAAATACGAAGTAACCTGGGATTTCACCATTCGCAACAACGGTGGTGCTTCTATTCCTATCATTGTAAAAGATCACTTCCCGATTTCCATCAATGATGATATCAAAGTCAAACAGGGAACTCATGAAGGAGCAACTCTCGACGAGAAAACGGGAATCCTGACCTGGAAATTCATCACCAATAAAGGGGAAACGAAACAATTCAAATTTGACTACCAGGTAGATTACGGGAAAACGCAACCGGTTTACCTGGAATAATCAGACTGTATAAAACTTCAAAAGCATCAGCCGTGGCTGATGCTTTTACCTGATTATGAAGAAAAATTACTATTGCTTCACAACCGCATTCAACCAAACTTTCTTTATAGAAACCAAAAAACCTTACAGCGTTTTGAGTTTAGTCAAACACAGTAAATGTGGCAATAAATATTGCTGTTACTTAAATAAAAATTCTGGAACTTAGTAGTAAGTTATAGATGTTGTCTATTAGTGTTTCAGCTCTACGAATTTAGAAAAGGAAATGTTAATTTTCAAGATGACCCCGCTAAATTGCGTGAATTTATGATAAGTGGTTAATTTTCAATCTAAACGGCTGATTTTAATTATAAAGAGTCAAATTGCTTCCAGAAATCCGGGTAACTCTTTGAAACTGAGTCAGCATTCGTAATGATTGTTTCACCCGTTGCAAACGTTCCGGCAATGCCCAAACACATGGCGATCCGGTGATCGTGATGCGAATCGACTTCTGCTCCGTTCAACTTTCCGGTTCCGTGAATAAGCATCCAATCAGCTTCCAGGTCGATTTTCAATCCCATTTTCCCCAATTCGCTTTGAAGAGCCATTCCACGGTCACTTTCCTTGTGGCGTAATCTGTGAACTCCTTTTATTCGCGTAACGCCTTCACATTTGGCTGCCAGAACCGCCAATGCAGGAAACAAATCCGGGCAATCCGTTGCATCAAATTCAAAAGCACGAAGGCCCGAACCATCCACATGGATCGTATTCTCACCGAATGACAATTTGCAACCTGCACTCATCAATCCCTGCAACAATGCTTTATCCGCTTGCAAACTGCGCATGCTCAACCCTGAAATTTCAATCGAATGGCCGATCGCAGCAGCAACGAGCCAATAACTTGCCGAGCTCCAATCCGATTCCACGGAATAATCCGTGCATTGATACTGCTGATTTCCCGGAATACAGAACAGGTTATTTTCCTGCTCAACCACTATTCCGAATCGCTTCAGCGTATTGATCGTCATTTGAATATAAGGTCCGGACTTCATGTTCTTAACGGTCAAAGTACTTGATTCACGGCTTGTCGGCAATGCCATCAATAACCCCGAAATGAATTGAGAACTCAGCGAACCGTCCACTTCCAGTTCTTTCCCATGAAGCGGCCCCTGAACCTCTATCGGCAGCTTACCATCCATTGTTGAAACAATTGCTCCGAACTGAGGAAGCACCTCATCAAAGAAATCCATCGGTCGTGATAGCAAGCTTCCTCTTCCGTTTAGCAATACTTTCTGCTCAAAAGAAGCAGCAACACAAGTCAGCAAGCGCAGTCCCAAACCGGATTCACCGGCAGACAATTGCACATTCTCAGCAAGGCTTTTTATTCCGGTAATTGAAACAGAATGAGAATGAATTTCAAGTTCATGAGGAGGCAAATCCTCATTCCCTCTCCTATACCGAATAACTGCTCCCATTTGATGAACAGCTTCCAGCATGGCCTGTTCATCATCACTTGTCCCGATTCCGGTTACGTGTGAAGTTCCGTCCGACAAAGCAGCACAGAGAATGGCCCGTTGCGCATCGCTTTTGGAGGCAGGGATTACAACGGTACCTGAGATCAGTCGTGGGCGAATTACCTGTTTCATCATTCCTCTTTACCCGAACCGTTGTTCATCACACGCACCTGGTGACGAATGGATTCCTGGTGAATCGCATCCATGACCTGGCGCACAAAACGATCGCTCAGTTTGTACTCATTTGCCCGGCTCAACC encodes:
- the purB gene encoding adenylosuccinate lyase, which translates into the protein MSLTSLTAISPVDGRYRSKVSELAPYFSEFGLIKYRVHVEVEYFIALVEAGVGPLKAVSSSIFPKLREIVTAFSEADALEIKNIEKTTNHDVKAVEYFLKDKMQNLGLEDYLEFIHFGLTSQDINNTSIPLSLKEAVNEVYIPSLNELITVLKGYTKDWSGIALLARTHGQPASPTVLGKEVGVFVYRLETQLEILKMIPYAAKFGGATGNFNAHQVAFPETDWVAFSNKFVNEQLGLTRSQLTTQIENYDQLANLFDCLKRINTIILDLDRDMWTYISMEYFKQKLKEGEVGSSAMPHKVNPIDFENSEGNIGIANALYEHLAAKLPVSRLQRDLTDSTVLRAIGMPLAHSLISFKATIAGLNKLLLNEAAIQQDLEDNWAVVAEAIQTILRSIGFPKPYEALKGLTRKNEKVTQQTVHDFIDTLDVEDSMKARLKEITPSNYTGVKLV
- a CDS encoding EI24 domain-containing protein, with the protein product MRFIKNLFIGYKAYVKAFRLIIDYKLYFYIIFPAILMLGIYQVGFMIHLHEPKATATSMNGIIWYLIKLLFEILVATTLMRFAKYLVVILLAPLFSKISQKVEFILTGNRYRFNFTQLVNDIKRGLKIGVRNIMWEVFFFTVIFLIGVIGWGDFSISPVRHVLFFISFYYYGFSFMDYIHERLQMNVQESTQLARENRGIALSIGSVYSILIWNFIDLNTLFDWSGFSADPGQFILTFITNLGLWFCASFAPIWAIVAATIAMHDLLDLKTHRKDEFAENTLR
- a CDS encoding mucoidy inhibitor MuiA family protein; its protein translation is MNKLTLILLLIPVLGWNQKETKSEAMIQKVTVFKEGAQVEHSKELNLGTGKQVVVFQKLTDFLDPSSIQLKCSQGATILSVRTRKNFDDKTIAETELNEKNDRKKVLEKQARTLRDEYKVLLLDEQLLLKNNSLSSQQQAMKIAELKEASTFFHAKLSEINTRKSQLDSEIEAVVRKINTIEQEINTRKGLPVVNYTEVEVELDVEKAGTIDFDFTYITHKASWKPYYDMRSNGVGAPVLLEAKGLVSQNTGIDWKNIKLILSTNDPYDNTQEPVIDPWYVNYYTPAPRKQIVDRYIPEYNFDGETIHGEVTDATSGEPLAFAKISMNNNPLNSFTTDATGRFTFSVPRGERSYTISYLGYRSQYVNINAPYIKTQLYPEAVAMETIGNGDVINGKINQVFTGSDIYLTDAAGSRELSEVELTAGIASTRKTRAKGRKDDELYKVSGETFTPGIYDASIAEQVEKDLRMEFQIETPFSVPSDDADHRVAIATYQMKADYEYHAVPKLDESVYLVAQISGWEKLNLLNGESNLYFDGTYIGKSFIDVNSSKDTLSFSLGKDKKIIASRKRSEEMSKTRLLGNRYKYEVTWDFTIRNNGGASIPIIVKDHFPISINDDIKVKQGTHEGATLDEKTGILTWKFITNKGETKQFKFDYQVDYGKTQPVYLE
- the aroA gene encoding 3-phosphoshikimate 1-carboxyvinyltransferase, whose translation is MKQVIRPRLISGTVVIPASKSDAQRAILCAALSDGTSHVTGIGTSDDEQAMLEAVHQMGAVIRYRRGNEDLPPHELEIHSHSVSITGIKSLAENVQLSAGESGLGLRLLTCVAASFEQKVLLNGRGSLLSRPMDFFDEVLPQFGAIVSTMDGKLPIEVQGPLHGKELEVDGSLSSQFISGLLMALPTSRESSTLTVKNMKSGPYIQMTINTLKRFGIVVEQENNLFCIPGNQQYQCTDYSVESDWSSASYWLVAAAIGHSIEISGLSMRSLQADKALLQGLMSAGCKLSFGENTIHVDGSGLRAFEFDATDCPDLFPALAVLAAKCEGVTRIKGVHRLRHKESDRGMALQSELGKMGLKIDLEADWMLIHGTGKLNGAEVDSHHDHRIAMCLGIAGTFATGETIITNADSVSKSYPDFWKQFDSL